A window of Gymnogyps californianus isolate 813 chromosome 28, ASM1813914v2, whole genome shotgun sequence genomic DNA:
GGAACAGAAGTCACAGGAAACCTGCCTGGTTTTGTAAGGGAAAATGATTCAAACAGGGATAAATCCTCAGGAGATCCAGGCAGGAGGTGGCAGCTGCCCAGGTACTGCTGCTCCCTAAGGTGGTCAGGCTGTTCCCCTgtacctcagtttccccagttACCCTCTATAGGAACTATTTCCTAGAGCTACAGGAGGAGACAGGGAGACCTAGGGGTGTCCTGCATTACCAAGGGCATGCTGATCTCCATTTTTGGATGCTCACACAAATTCATGCAGCTCTGTAAAAGCCAGAGCCTCTCTGAAGCaccagcaattaaaaaaaaaaaaacaaaacacaaaaaaaccccacaccgTGCAGTCCCGACCCTCGCTCCAACCTCTCTGGGAGGAGAAGCGATGCCCCACTTGCTTCCCAACCAGCACGTGGGAGCATGCTCCTCCGTGtccaaagggaaaaggagaaggagaaatagATTTTCTTAGAAAGCTTTTTATATCTTTGCAAGCAATTCACACACGAGCTCAGCCCGCTGGCTGCCCGGCAGAGCAGGCCGAGTGTCTTCTGCCCGGTCTCCcctctcagcagagctgcagtgatCCACAAAGGATTCACCTGGACAGCAAGACCATGGAGGGGGAATCCCCAAAAACACAGGTAagccagccagggcagcacTTACTTGGGCACAAAGGGGCCGCCCGGCTTGTTTAGGAGGCCCTGGACGTTCTCCCAGACGGAGAGTTCAGGCAGGCTGAAGGCAGCTGGCTTGGCCGCGCCGGGTGAACCGCTGTCCTTGCAGATCTCGAAAGTCACGTTCAGGTCGTGgacgggcagggcaggcagggtgcagcaGTTTTGGGCAGCCGACATCACCAGGGGCACGCGGTTTTTGGTGACCGTCAGCGGGCAGATTTTGGGGGTGCAACACGATGGCACTGGGGAGACAGGGGGTGCCTGGGCTGCTGCTTTGAGACACGGGGTGCCTGGGCTCTGCGCCGCCCTGGGAGTCTCTGCTTCTTTCCCACATCTCCGCTGGCGTTTCATCCGCATTTTGAGGCTGCGAGGAGTTCCCGACTGGGAAGCGCTGTTCATCTCagacctcctcctcttcttaaTCGGGTTGGGAGCCATCGGCGTGGGACTGGAGAGCGGAGCGAGCTGCTGCAAGCATTGCAGGGCAGCGCTCGTCACAGGGGCACTGGGCACGGCGACAGACGCCTCTGCtaaaggagcagagaagaaacagagtcacctccctggctgcagctcccaggcacCCCCAAACCCTGGGGCATCCCCCTCTGTCCCCCGTCACAGCTCAGCGGAGATCTGCCCAGCAAGCCCTACAGCAGCCGTTTGCCAGCGGGTGTTTCCATCAAATTGCGTTAAATCCAGAGGAAACGAGCCAGCACAAATAATCCTGCGCCTTGCCAGCCTAAAGGCATCAGACTGGTCCCGAAGCAAGTGCCCCACGGCAGCGCCTGGTCTGTCCCCGGAAAACAGGGTCTGCGAGCCCACAGCTTCGCTGTCGGGTTTGTGTGTTGGCactgaggatgaggaggaagagctcAGCCCTGGTCAGACGCAGGCTGCCAGGTGGGAGGCTGCAGCCGGGCTGACTTGGGCAAATGTACCACAGAGGAGTAaacaagatgagaaaaaattaGGATGAGAACTGCTGCTTTGGTCTCCTGGAGCAGAAATATCACTCATGTTTAAGCTGACTTGCACACGCATGCCGAGCTCCCCGGAGACGAGGGCTGCTCACGGCTCCTGCCGTGCCCCGGGCTGCCGGAGATGCTGGCTAGCCTGAATCACTCCACAAAGCGAGGCTGGAGCCGCTCTCGGCGTAACCCGCTGGGCACCACGTCAGGAGAAACTCACgtccctgccctgtgcccatAGCTGGGAGCTGTCGTCCCCCACCACCGGCTCCTCCAGCGCACACCAAGACAAAGGAGAGGGGACAGCACCGACTGTCCCAAATCCAAATCCAAATCCTCACCgtcacagccctgctgcatccCCTGGGCTGGGGCGGCCCCGCTGACCTCTGTGGGTCTGTTCGGAGACGTGGCTTGCTCCAGGCTTACACCAGCCTCCCGATGGACCAGGCGCTCCAGCTCCGCAAATTCAGAGACCATGTCAGGAGTAAGGAGCTTGGCATCCTTCAAGAGAGAATACTGCTTTCGGGCAACACTCAGGATGGTAGCTATAAGCctgggacagagagagacagacccAAGAACCAGTTAGCAGGTGAGCTTGAGCCAGTGTCACCAGTAACAGAGGGTCAGCACCACCAGCATCACCTCTGAGACACCTCCTTGGGTGGGGCAGAGCCTGTTAGCAGAGttttgggggaagagaggcAAACTTTGAAGCTGTGAGATACCCAAGCTGTAAATCTCTTACTGAAGAACCAGAGCGGTGAGTTGTGTCTTCACCTGTTGGTTACAAGGGACCAAACGGCATCCACAGACTTTTTGCCGGGCTTCAGGCACTCGTTAGCTCAGCTAGAGGCAGACAGAGATCCAGGCACACGTCAAGGCCAGCCTCCCTCAAGAGACCTTTCTAAAGAGGTTCGTTCTGCCAAGATGCTTGGGGCAGAGACATCAGCAGATGGTGCCACGGGAGccctgccagggcaggagctgggggagccgACGCAGGAGGCAAGACTTCGCGGAGGTAATTTCAGGATTAACAACACACACTTAAGGCTCGCACAGTTGCTGTGCCTGGAAACCTTCATTGCTGGCATTTCCAGGAAAGATTATCCCATGGCATTAGATCCCCGGGAGCCAAATCCCTTATTTTAGAGGGCAGGCAGTCATCTGCAAGCAAAGACCTGGTCCCACATCCATCTAGACCATCCTTAGGATGGCTACGTGCAACATCCTCCACAGGCAAACAAGAGGAAGGGGCACATGGGGACGGCACGAGGACACTCACGTCTGCGTCTGGCTGCTGGACAACCCCCGTAGGTGGCTTGGTTTCTTCGGTTCCAGCTGGACACGTGTCTGgtgggctgctctggggctgctGGGAGGCATTTCCTCTGGAGCCTGGAGCAATCACCCAAAAGCCCAGGATGAGCCCATATTTGAGTTGAGTTTGGTCCCCAAACTCCCTGTTAGCTGGGAAGTTCAGGGGTTTTGCTTAGCGATCCACAGCCCAGCACACGCTCAGCCAGGACCCTGTGGACCAGCTGAgttcctgccctctcccagcGTGCCCAGTGTACCCCAGGAGGGTATCTGAACCCCCCACCGGGTCCCACTCATCACGCAAAGCCCTCCCACACTGCCCACGCCTTCTCTCACCTCCTCCTCCGattccagctgcagctgaactGGCCATCCagcttccagctcctgctgctctccattACTCTCCCTCTGATCATCCAGGGCCAAGCATGTCTTCGGGACAGCTTCCTCCAACCTACAGCAGCCAGAGAAGAAGCCACTGAGCCAGAGAAGACCCTCTGGGGAAACCGTCACGTTGTCTAAGAAGTTTTGGGATGGATCAAACAGAAGAAGATTTGGCCTTTGCAGCCCAGCTTTGCACGCTGTGGTCCATCAGGCTTGTAACTACACCCAAGCACAGTCGAGAGGACGGTGCACACCAGCGGAGCAGCTCATCTGCTTTCTGACGGACAGCCGGGCTCTGACCATCACTAAAACCCTGCAGACTCCTTGGCACGGGGACACCAGGAGGTCACACCAAGCtctgtccctcctccccaccagcctcaCCTGAGCAGGCCCACCGGGCTCGAGCTGAGGGGAGCCAGCGGCCCTGGCACCTGGTTCTTTGCCTCCCTGGCAGCACACTCATAGGCACGGAGCTTCGCCCGCAGATCTGCCACCTGCGAGGAAGGATCAGCTGTTGCTCAGACGGTTTTCATCTGTTGCTCAGACGGTTTCACAACCCTGGGAGCTCAGAGGTCCGCATCCCAAGCAAACCCCAGCTAAAAGACAGAGCCCTCCCTTCCCCGCCAGCATCTCACCTCCGCTTTCAGCTGCTCGCAGATCACGGCGTATTTACTAACGTGGCAGTCAAAGCTGAGCACGTtgctcttcagctgcagagaCAGGGACAAGGGATAGGTTAAAGAAGCACTGGGGCAGCACGTACCCCTCTCCCGACGCTGGAGCAGCGCAGCTACTCAGCCTCTTCCAGGGTCCCCAGGGAGCCCCGGGGTGGCTGCAGTGGACGTGATCTGTGCTCGGGGGCCTGCTGCCGCAGTCACAAGACTTTTTGGGCTCTGGGCTGGAGGAGCTTTAGCAGAAGACCAGGCACACGGTTATCTGCAGCTTCACCAGCTGCTTTCTGCCCACAGCGGCATCCCCAGGGCTGGAAAACTCAAGCTGGATAAGGGAGACACCCACTAATCTACCCCACCATGCACCAGGCTCCTTCCCACCcattcccagcagctcccaaacACATGGCAGATCACTGCCACAACACGAGATGCTCACCGACAGCTTGATCTCCTTGGCCCGGTTGGCGTACTTGAGCGTGTTGTAGGTGTCCTCGTAGGCCAGCACGGAGGGACTCACAGCAGCAATCATGATGGTGCGGCAGTTGCCACCGATGGAGTCCTTCAGCAAGCGCGTGAGCTTGCTGTCCCGGTACGGGATGTGGGTTTTCTTGCTCTGTACCAAGAGATCAAGGGTCTGCTCAGCTTTTGGCCCTTGGGCGCTCAGCTCCGAATCCTGCGTCGCAAGGGGACGGCCACGCTCATCCCACGGCACCTCGCAgagcccagcccaggctgctgtCCTCACCGCACCGGCTAGGCCGTCGCTTGACACCACTGACATTTACCCGCCCCAGAGAGCCAGAGCGCAGCGGGACTGGAACGTGCCAATTCGGCAAGGAACAGCGTTACCTTTGCATCAGCCAACGCATTGATGACATTGATGAGGGCCAGCAGCGAGCGGTTGATGTTGGCGCCCTCCCGGAGCCGCTCTCCCTTGGTGTTGGTGACCGAAGCTCGCTCCGAGCCTGCCAGGTCGATCAAGCTCATCTTGGCCACTTGCAGATCCC
This region includes:
- the KIF18B gene encoding kinesin-like protein KIF18B, which translates into the protein MALGPPPEEGTVAVMVRVRPPTPCERERTVHPVLHVVDQHVLVFDPEEPSGPPGSVLPTRGPKHPGKDLKFVFDRVFGEGATQEEVFQHTTREVLDSVLNGYNCSVFAYGATGAGKTYTMLGSEKSPGIMYLTMVELYKRIEARREEKSCEVLVSYQEVYNEQIHDLLEPKGPLAIREDPEKGVVVQGLSFHQPASAEQLLEMLANGNKNRTQHPTDANATSSRSHAIFQICVKQQDRVDGLTRDLQVAKMSLIDLAGSERASVTNTKGERLREGANINRSLLALINVINALADAKSKKTHIPYRDSKLTRLLKDSIGGNCRTIMIAAVSPSVLAYEDTYNTLKYANRAKEIKLSLKSNVLSFDCHVSKYAVICEQLKAEVADLRAKLRAYECAAREAKNQVPGPLAPLSSSPVGLLRLEEAVPKTCLALDDQRESNGEQQELEAGWPVQLQLESEEEAPEEMPPSSPRAAHQTRVQLEPKKPSHLRGLSSSQTQTLIATILSVARKQYSLLKDAKLLTPDMVSEFAELERLVHREAGVSLEQATSPNRPTEVSGAAPAQGMQQGCDAEASVAVPSAPVTSAALQCLQQLAPLSSPTPMAPNPIKKRRRSEMNSASQSGTPRSLKMRMKRQRRCGKEAETPRAAQSPGTPCLKAAAQAPPVSPVPSCCTPKICPLTVTKNRVPLVMSAAQNCCTLPALPVHDLNVTFEICKDSGSPGAAKPAAFSLPELSVWENVQGLLNKPGGPFVPKACVPVFAMRGSSIPKPSSVSKASAQKRRRVESTASPSLGGLQSRVVQLPSSRQRSAQPSRIPEHPSGALAWKGSKRTTKELAALGSAPPAPTPQPMKLLC